Proteins encoded together in one Branchiostoma floridae strain S238N-H82 chromosome 18, Bfl_VNyyK, whole genome shotgun sequence window:
- the LOC118405360 gene encoding tripartite motif-containing protein 2-like has translation MAAALSSLREDICEDLTCSICLELFTRPKMLPCQHTFCQDCIQHLVGGGIFFLCPYCRQLTRIPAQGVPGLPDNRMASSLCRKLKRQLGEIRPGHSGSILAGTSRNVAALDAGQRHGNQQQTEPSRIMIGGEGSRKGEFRCAVGVAVSDEGEIFVADHRNQRIQVFTLRGAFVRQFPTVVPDEETMMNPDDVALDGEGNLWVVGKQFVVEKPDSTGFAVRYTKQGIVQEKFDLLGIRWYRGVAVDTRRNHILITQTVGDWDNQDKLCGEVHVFRADGTLVGTVGAHNSWWGYLFRRQRLKYPAFLTVDGDGNVFVTDCENHCVFVYNEDGQFLFQFGGEGSGDGQLNDPQGICTDSAGNIVVADMGNGRVEMFDKTGKFLRHVATDAQRPLAVAMATQGQLVVTDMHHDIVTIFGNY, from the coding sequence atggcggctgcacTCTCAAGTTTAAGGGAGGACATCTGTGAAGACctgacctgcagcatctgcctggagctgttcaccaggcccaagatgctgccctgtcagcacaccttctgtcaggactgcaTACAGCACCTTGTAGGAGGTGGAATCTTCTTCCTATGCCCGTACTGTCGCCAGCTGACCAGGATACCAGCCCAGGGGGTCCCAGGTTTGCCAGACAACCGCATGGCTTCAAGTCTGTGCAGGAAACTTAAACGGCAGTTGGGAGAAATTCGGCCTGGACACTCTGGGTCTATCTTAGCAGGAACGTCACGTAACGTTGCAGCACTGGACGCAGGACAACGTCACGGGAACCAACAGCAAACAGAGCCTTCAAGGATAATGATTGGTGGGGAGGGATCGAGGAAAGGGGAGTTTCGGTGTGCCGTTGGTGTCgcagtgtcagatgaaggggagatcTTTGTAGCAGACCATCGGAAccagagaatccaagtcttcaccctgcgGGGGGCATTCGTTCGGCAGTTCCCAACGGTCGTGCCCGATGAAGAGACGATGATGAATCCTGACGATGTGGCCTTGGACggggaggggaacctgtgggtggtggggaaaCAGTTTGTGGTAGAGAAGCCAGACTCCACTGGCTTTGCTGTGCGGTACACAAAACAGGGCATTGTGCAGGAGAAGTTTGACCTACTAGGCATCAGGTGGTACAGAGGAgttgccgtggacaccaggaggaaccacatcctcatcacacaaaccGTAGGAGATTGGGACAACCAGGACAAGCTATGTGGTGAAGTGCACGTGTTTCGTGCAGATGGAACACTTGTAGGAACTGTTGGCGCTCATAACTCGTGGTGGGGCTATCTGTTTAGACGCCAGAGGTTGAAGTACCCAGCGTTCCTTACTGTGGATGGGGACGGAAACGTGTTCGTGACAGACTGTGAGAACCACTGCGTGTTTGTGTACAACGAGGAcggacagtttctgttccagttCGGAGGCGAAGGAAGCGGTGACGGCCAACTCAACGATCCCCAGGGCATATGTACAGACAGTGCGGGGAACATCGTCGTGGCAGACATGGGAAACGggcgtgtggagatgtttgacaagacaggcaAATTCCTGCGACACGTCGCCACGGATGCGCAGCGCCCcctggccgttgccatggcaacacagggTCAGCTGGTGGTTACAGATATGCATCATGACATAGTCACCATATTTGGTAACTACTAA